From a region of the Paenibacillus lutimineralis genome:
- the leuC gene encoding 3-isopropylmalate dehydratase large subunit yields the protein MSNQKKTLYEKIWDNHVIYQEEGKPSILYIDLHLVHEVTSPQAFEGLRLNGRKVRRPDLTFATMDHNVPTKDRYNITDPISKQQIDTLSQNCKDFGVTLYDLDTIDQGVVHVMGPELGLTHPGKTIVCGDSHTSTHGAFGALAFGIGTSEVEHVMATQCLQQAKAKTLEVRFVGKRKPGVTAKDLILGVIAQYGTDFATGYVIEYTGEAIRTLTMEERMTVCNMSIEAGARAGLIAPDETTFNYLRGREHVPQGADFDRAVAEWSALNTDEGASYDRVVEFDVDSLVPQVTWGTSPGMGTNVNANVPNPADFTTDNERKAAEKAIEYMGLTPGTPITEIEIDYVFIGSCTNGRIEDLRAAAEIARGYKVSNKVTAIVVPGSGRVKLQAEQEGLDKIFTEAGFEWREAGCSMCLAMNPDVLQPGQRCASTSNRNFEGRQGRGGRTHLVSPAMAAAAAIKGRFVDVREWNVNSEIVS from the coding sequence ATGAGCAACCAAAAGAAAACGTTGTATGAGAAAATTTGGGACAATCACGTAATTTATCAGGAAGAAGGCAAACCTAGCATTTTGTACATCGATTTGCACCTCGTTCACGAGGTAACGTCACCACAAGCCTTCGAAGGCTTGAGATTGAATGGACGCAAGGTGCGTCGGCCAGATCTGACGTTTGCAACGATGGATCATAACGTTCCTACGAAGGACCGTTACAATATTACTGATCCAATCTCCAAGCAGCAGATCGACACGCTGTCGCAGAACTGTAAAGATTTCGGCGTTACCCTGTATGATCTGGATACGATCGACCAAGGTGTCGTTCACGTTATGGGGCCTGAGCTTGGCTTGACACATCCAGGCAAGACGATCGTGTGCGGCGACAGCCATACTTCGACGCATGGCGCCTTCGGTGCGCTGGCTTTCGGGATTGGTACGAGCGAGGTTGAGCATGTAATGGCAACGCAATGTCTGCAGCAAGCGAAGGCGAAGACGCTGGAAGTGCGCTTCGTCGGCAAGCGTAAGCCAGGCGTTACAGCCAAAGACCTGATTCTTGGCGTCATTGCCCAGTACGGTACAGATTTTGCAACGGGTTATGTTATTGAGTATACGGGTGAAGCTATTCGTACACTCACAATGGAAGAGCGGATGACGGTATGCAACATGTCGATCGAGGCTGGAGCAAGAGCGGGATTGATCGCACCTGACGAGACTACCTTCAACTATTTGCGTGGACGCGAGCATGTACCGCAAGGAGCGGATTTTGATCGCGCGGTAGCTGAATGGTCTGCTTTGAATACGGACGAAGGAGCTTCATATGATCGCGTCGTTGAGTTTGATGTGGACTCGTTGGTTCCACAAGTAACCTGGGGAACGAGCCCGGGAATGGGTACTAATGTGAATGCAAACGTACCTAATCCCGCTGATTTCACTACGGATAATGAACGCAAAGCAGCCGAGAAGGCGATTGAATATATGGGGCTTACTCCAGGCACCCCAATAACAGAAATTGAGATCGATTATGTATTTATCGGTTCTTGTACGAATGGTCGGATTGAGGACTTGCGTGCAGCAGCGGAAATCGCCCGCGGTTACAAGGTGTCCAATAAAGTAACGGCAATCGTTGTGCCTGGCTCTGGTCGCGTGAAGTTGCAAGCTGAGCAGGAAGGACTTGATAAGATTTTCACTGAAGCCGGATTTGAATGGCGTGAAGCTGGATGCAGCATGTGCCTGGCGATGAACCCGGACGTATTGCAGCCAGGTCAGCGCTGTGCTTCTACTTCTAACCGTAACTTCGAAGGCCGTCAGGGTCGCGGTGGCAGAACTCACCTCGTCTCTCCAGCAATGGCTGCAGCTGCTGCTATTAAAGGCCGTTTCGTGGATGTACGTGAGTGGAATGTCAACAGCGAAATCGTGAGCTAA
- the leuD gene encoding 3-isopropylmalate dehydratase small subunit gives MEAFNKFTGIVGPVDRVNVDTDAIIPKQFLKRIERTGFGQFLFYEWRFDTEGNVNPEFELNKPRYSGASVLISRANFGCGSSREHAPWSILDYGFRCVIAPSFADIFYNNCFKNGILPIKLSEEQVEELFQRTAQHEGYKLSVDLESKSIADEFGLRLSFDLDEHRRQFLLQGLDDIGLTLQHEELITAYEQRKFA, from the coding sequence ATGGAAGCATTTAATAAATTTACGGGTATCGTCGGTCCAGTAGATCGGGTGAATGTGGATACGGATGCGATAATTCCGAAGCAATTTTTGAAGCGTATTGAGCGTACTGGATTCGGACAATTTCTGTTCTATGAATGGCGCTTCGACACAGAAGGTAATGTGAATCCGGAGTTCGAACTCAATAAGCCGCGTTATAGCGGAGCATCAGTTCTGATCTCCCGTGCCAACTTTGGCTGCGGCTCCTCCCGGGAGCACGCGCCATGGTCGATCCTTGACTATGGGTTCCGTTGTGTAATTGCACCTTCTTTTGCGGATATTTTCTATAATAACTGCTTCAAGAACGGCATTCTGCCGATTAAATTGTCGGAGGAGCAAGTGGAGGAACTGTTTCAGCGTACAGCACAGCATGAAGGCTACAAGCTGAGCGTCGATCTGGAGAGCAAGTCGATTGCTGATGAGTTCGGGCTAAGACTCTCCTTCGATCTTGACGAGCACCGTCGTCAATTTTTGCTGCAAGGTCTGGATGACATCGGTTTGACATTGCAGCATGAAGAATTGATCACTGCCTACGAACAGCGCAAATTCGCTTAA
- a CDS encoding N-acetylmuramoyl-L-alanine amidase family protein, whose product MMKKLRFIVLFMLCLFAIPGISQAASPVSTHIYLDGHELTQPEKAQAGIVNGNVMVPLRVVLEGLGYDVAWEKKTGSVTVSQADTTLKFVIGEKVAQSGDQEITLRAAPFLQNNTTLIPLRFVGEEMGLQVSWDNKTKSAHLFSPDGGSGSGVGGGKSASNPNEEGGTPENVPQQGNSNGGGSSVPSATQAMLNGISFSDNRLQLSASSDIEPSVFKMDGPNRIVIDLPQTSFSEQFASALPLDDTMRGEFAVTDHPSVSQIRYALFTRNPDTVRIVLDLKAPSPYSVTRDGLGLITIDLTESTAVTPPPSGGNGKRIVVIDPGHGGTQPGAISKSKKQEKDFTLAVGLKVQALLEQEPDIDFVLTRTTDVTLSLQNRAKLANDLNADIFISIHGNSIDPPANPSGSETYYTREESIPLANVMHKHLVAATGLADRKVRYSSLHVTRETKMPAVLLEVGYLSHDKDDALMYTEDFQQSVAEGIVAGIKEYLGL is encoded by the coding sequence ATGATGAAGAAATTGAGGTTCATAGTACTGTTCATGCTCTGTTTGTTTGCTATTCCGGGAATCAGCCAGGCGGCTTCCCCGGTCAGCACCCATATTTATCTTGATGGTCACGAGTTGACGCAGCCTGAGAAGGCGCAGGCCGGAATCGTCAACGGGAATGTTATGGTACCTCTACGCGTTGTATTAGAAGGACTTGGATATGATGTTGCGTGGGAGAAGAAGACAGGGAGTGTTACGGTCTCCCAGGCTGATACAACTCTTAAATTCGTGATCGGTGAGAAAGTGGCACAATCCGGGGATCAGGAGATTACTCTAAGGGCGGCGCCTTTTCTGCAGAATAACACTACCCTCATTCCGCTACGCTTCGTTGGCGAGGAGATGGGACTTCAAGTAAGCTGGGATAATAAGACCAAATCCGCTCATTTATTTAGTCCTGACGGTGGATCGGGTTCGGGTGTCGGAGGAGGCAAATCCGCTTCGAATCCTAATGAAGAGGGCGGGACACCAGAGAACGTTCCGCAGCAAGGTAATTCTAACGGTGGCGGAAGCTCTGTCCCTTCAGCGACACAAGCGATGCTCAATGGGATCAGCTTCAGCGATAATCGTCTGCAACTCTCGGCATCTAGCGATATTGAGCCAAGTGTGTTCAAGATGGACGGGCCTAATCGGATCGTCATCGATCTGCCGCAGACCTCTTTCTCCGAACAATTTGCAAGTGCCTTGCCGCTGGACGACACAATGCGCGGGGAGTTTGCTGTAACGGATCATCCTAGCGTATCACAGATCCGTTATGCTCTATTTACTCGCAATCCAGATACGGTTCGCATTGTACTTGATCTCAAAGCACCAAGTCCATATTCGGTTACTCGAGATGGACTAGGGCTGATTACGATAGATTTGACGGAATCTACCGCAGTTACACCGCCCCCTTCCGGCGGCAACGGGAAGAGGATCGTTGTGATTGATCCTGGCCATGGCGGAACACAACCAGGGGCTATAAGCAAGAGCAAGAAACAGGAGAAGGATTTCACCTTGGCGGTCGGCTTAAAGGTACAAGCTCTGCTGGAACAAGAGCCTGATATCGATTTCGTCCTAACGAGGACGACTGATGTCACGCTAAGCCTGCAGAACAGAGCTAAGCTGGCGAATGACCTGAATGCGGACATATTCATATCTATTCATGGGAACAGCATTGATCCGCCTGCTAATCCTAGCGGTTCCGAGACGTACTATACGAGAGAAGAGAGTATCCCGTTAGCGAACGTTATGCATAAGCATTTGGTAGCGGCGACAGGGCTTGCTGATCGTAAGGTGCGTTATAGCAGTCTTCATGTTACGAGAGAGACAAAGATGCCAGCGGTGTTGCTTGAGGTCGGGTATTTGAGTCATGATAAGGATGACGCCCTGATGTATACCGAGGATTTCCAGCAAAGTGTTGCTGAGGGAATTGTAGCTGGTATTAAGGAATACTTAGGACTGTAA
- a CDS encoding GerMN domain-containing protein, with amino-acid sequence MKKLWLSGLLAILIIAAVGCGQKPEASPQGNDSSSSIQDPVAASPDSNGGGDNAGQGQNGQSGITDPGTSEQLQADITVYFTDNDIMDLKPVERAITYTDANDKYETAFKALQMADEGLISLWDKVELNALDFSKGQLVIDITLPPEARLGAGGESLAIEALKKTMFQFDEVDSIEVTVDGEQLESLMGHVDLDHPIAR; translated from the coding sequence ATGAAGAAATTATGGCTCTCAGGATTGCTGGCAATATTAATTATCGCGGCTGTTGGCTGTGGCCAGAAACCGGAGGCTTCACCGCAAGGAAATGACAGCTCTTCATCCATCCAGGACCCGGTAGCTGCGAGTCCGGATTCGAATGGCGGTGGGGACAATGCGGGGCAGGGGCAAAACGGACAGAGCGGAATTACCGATCCGGGCACCTCGGAACAACTGCAGGCTGACATAACGGTATATTTTACCGATAATGATATTATGGATTTGAAGCCGGTCGAGCGTGCAATAACATACACCGATGCGAACGATAAGTATGAGACAGCCTTTAAAGCTCTGCAGATGGCAGATGAGGGATTGATATCACTGTGGGACAAGGTTGAACTTAATGCGTTAGATTTCTCAAAAGGGCAACTCGTGATCGATATTACACTTCCGCCTGAGGCTAGGCTTGGTGCTGGTGGTGAATCACTTGCGATCGAAGCTTTGAAGAAGACGATGTTCCAATTTGATGAGGTGGACAGCATCGAAGTGACTGTGGATGGAGAGCAGCTTGAATCTCTGATGGGGCATGTTGATTTAGACCATCCAATTGCTAGGTGA
- a CDS encoding N-acetylmuramoyl-L-alanine amidase family protein: MKKIGFGVLMFFVMFMLVLPQIGHAASGGTSIVLDGKALNLPANGQVQNLKGNVMIPIRVVSEELGFDVNWEKKTRTVTIQQLDTVLKLVVDQSTAIVNGDSVRLPVAPKLVSDTVIVPLRFVGEQMGLKVSWDNKAKTAYLVSPNSGSGSGSGGNAGSGNQPSNPGQVENLANINGISFSNNQLMIAVDKNVKPSVFTMNGPDRIVIDIPNARFGDSFATGQNLDSNKNGSLEVSDYPGISRIRYALFSDNPSTVRVVMDMDSAKKYKLVNNNDGLVIIDLNVEDSTSPGTTPGGGGNGKKLVIIDAGHGGSDPGAISITKKNEKDFTLAVALKVQALLQMESQIEVVMTRESDTYPTLSDRSNLANKLNADIFVSIHGNSGPSTATGVETFYTRSDSAQLAKVMHKYLVKSTGLADRKVKTQSLHVTRETKMPAVLLECGFLSNSSDESKMYTEQFQDSVADGIVKGIKEYFGM; encoded by the coding sequence ATGAAAAAAATTGGCTTCGGTGTGTTGATGTTTTTTGTAATGTTTATGCTAGTCCTTCCACAGATCGGACATGCCGCCTCGGGTGGGACAAGCATCGTCTTGGATGGAAAAGCGCTGAATTTGCCGGCGAATGGACAGGTTCAGAATCTAAAGGGCAATGTAATGATTCCAATTCGTGTCGTCTCGGAGGAACTGGGTTTTGACGTCAATTGGGAGAAAAAGACGCGCACGGTAACTATACAGCAATTAGATACTGTATTGAAACTGGTCGTGGATCAGAGCACGGCTATCGTCAATGGTGATAGCGTAAGACTGCCGGTGGCACCGAAATTAGTGAGTGACACGGTGATCGTTCCGCTTCGCTTTGTAGGGGAGCAGATGGGTCTAAAGGTAAGCTGGGATAATAAGGCGAAGACCGCATATCTTGTATCTCCAAATTCCGGATCAGGCTCGGGAAGCGGTGGAAACGCCGGCAGTGGCAATCAACCGTCCAATCCTGGACAGGTAGAGAATTTGGCTAATATCAATGGAATCAGCTTCAGTAACAATCAGCTTATGATCGCAGTGGACAAGAATGTGAAGCCAAGTGTGTTCACGATGAATGGGCCAGATCGGATCGTTATCGATATTCCGAATGCTCGCTTCGGTGACAGCTTTGCAACGGGGCAGAACTTGGACAGTAACAAGAACGGATCACTGGAAGTGAGCGATTATCCGGGGATATCACGGATTCGCTATGCATTGTTCAGTGACAATCCTTCGACGGTACGGGTTGTCATGGATATGGACAGTGCCAAGAAATATAAACTCGTGAACAACAATGATGGACTTGTCATTATTGATCTTAATGTTGAGGATTCTACATCTCCAGGAACTACTCCGGGGGGCGGTGGCAATGGTAAGAAGCTCGTTATTATTGATGCCGGCCACGGAGGAAGCGATCCAGGAGCAATCAGTATTACCAAGAAGAATGAGAAAGACTTTACCCTGGCTGTAGCGTTGAAAGTTCAGGCATTGCTTCAGATGGAATCGCAAATTGAAGTCGTCATGACTCGGGAAAGCGATACATATCCGACATTGAGTGATCGCTCCAATCTGGCTAATAAATTGAATGCGGATATCTTTGTATCTATTCATGGCAACTCAGGACCGTCAACAGCGACAGGCGTGGAGACGTTCTACACACGATCGGATAGCGCTCAGCTTGCTAAAGTTATGCATAAGTATCTTGTGAAGTCTACGGGGCTAGCTGATCGTAAAGTTAAAACGCAAAGCCTGCATGTAACCCGAGAAACGAAGATGCCCGCTGTACTGCTGGAATGTGGGTTCCTCAGCAATAGTAGTGATGAATCCAAGATGTACACGGAGCAATTTCAGGATAGTGTAGCTGACGGAATTGTAAAAGGAATTAAAGAGTATTTCGGAATGTAA
- a CDS encoding GerMN domain-containing protein, whose translation MNRKLIVSGMLVLLLVLSTGCGQKPQVSPSNGVTQEQVGADGNSDSHSSDHEQGSNSGQEGNTGDSGQAGNGANQETGGSSVNEKKTAKIETYFSDDQMLEMQKVEQEITYTSDDDKYLAALKALQNTEDQKLFPLWGKAVFNSVQIQNGEVVVDLSLPNEARLGAGGEAMALDALKQTLFQFSEVKSIQLLVDGQQVDTLMGHVELEQPLTRN comes from the coding sequence ATGAACAGAAAACTAATTGTATCAGGAATGCTGGTTCTTCTGCTCGTCCTGAGTACCGGTTGCGGACAAAAGCCGCAGGTTTCCCCATCTAATGGAGTTACTCAGGAACAGGTGGGAGCAGACGGAAATAGCGATTCGCACAGCTCAGATCATGAGCAGGGAAGTAATAGCGGGCAAGAAGGTAATACCGGTGATTCAGGGCAAGCAGGAAATGGGGCTAACCAGGAGACTGGAGGGAGCTCGGTGAATGAGAAGAAGACTGCAAAGATCGAGACTTATTTCAGCGATGACCAGATGCTTGAAATGCAAAAAGTGGAGCAAGAAATCACCTATACAAGTGACGATGATAAGTATTTGGCAGCACTAAAAGCTCTGCAAAATACAGAGGATCAAAAATTGTTCCCCTTGTGGGGAAAAGCTGTGTTCAACTCTGTCCAAATACAAAATGGTGAAGTTGTAGTAGATTTGTCTCTGCCGAACGAAGCAAGGCTTGGCGCTGGCGGCGAAGCGATGGCACTTGACGCGCTTAAACAGACTCTCTTCCAATTTTCTGAAGTGAAATCGATCCAACTGTTAGTCGACGGTCAGCAAGTGGATACACTGATGGGCCATGTGGAACTTGAACAGCCGCTGACAAGAAATTAG
- a CDS encoding S-layer homology domain-containing protein — protein sequence MSSYKRKFQRSMNRAVSTVLVTALCLGGGAAAFADGVQEDASQAQTQNTSSFQLFSDVKSGFWAEKHIYKLASEGIILGDAGKFRPGDSVTQQEAITMAIRFMNLNSKLGSGENAPKELTVGNYFKPYVELALQQKLIDKAEEITNTREKEEWGKKPASREWIAKILVRALDKEAEAKAAAGTSTGFADESSISATARGYVNVAVQLDLTKGVEGNKFDPRGNVTRAQLATFFSRGGEHVNPGYDNVYEGIVTSLKDDSLTLFVNGTTRTFKLDSRSVYFTKDSETKASKSALQMYTKVLVVDKVGSASYVEVRDASQQLEKTEGTLLRVLSGNRMLLLVNNDSVTYTYDANTMFLDQNGNTIAPDSLTPDSTVEIQRETFTAEKKPIIVQVKSAITNKSGNGVVEDFDLTKKTVKIREASGIEETYKYDDNTIILYQDQLLNNLGELQKGAAVEFTVKNNVLTKLEVTQSVERTVTGTLLSIEGKSLISFTNANGKDEIKRLVEKPLIVISGIAEATLDDLIADVKGGDKVKLTINPEEQVTKIEVTGRQSESVGAVSVVKYEPKYKALMVVDSAKKVHAFTLDEKTKVEYNSANPTLEGAESLLTEGRRISLTSIGDRVLSLQVIYKYEGTYVSTDTTKKNVTILQADGTKIEVPYQGISPSVSMYGKSNVSWTELRTGDPVTAFLSTNQDALQTLAIKKTVQFELTNVNVSNSRIRALTNGISNEFYVDQAALFGENGIGIKIHDLKVGQTINVTFSGQTATSLHVVKLSLGKVEQVDGSVLTLKKFDGTSETFSLGSGVKVVRNGSVSSGSSSLNTKDHVEVRKDTDGSLLVKVLTSMERQVSRYNTLAKELSVLRSSAADNNYRFPITDDIYIHQGDTTLSVQSLKENDKIVLYFNGDKLIEIEKQ from the coding sequence ATGTCATCATATAAACGCAAGTTTCAACGGAGTATGAACAGAGCGGTATCTACTGTGCTGGTAACAGCCTTATGTCTAGGTGGAGGCGCAGCAGCCTTTGCGGATGGAGTACAGGAAGATGCCTCTCAAGCACAAACACAAAATACGTCCTCATTTCAATTATTTAGTGATGTGAAGAGCGGCTTCTGGGCGGAGAAGCATATTTATAAATTAGCTTCCGAAGGAATTATTCTCGGCGATGCCGGGAAATTCCGTCCGGGAGACAGCGTTACTCAGCAAGAAGCGATTACTATGGCAATCCGCTTCATGAATTTGAATTCGAAACTGGGCAGCGGCGAGAATGCACCTAAGGAATTGACGGTCGGCAATTACTTCAAGCCGTATGTCGAGCTGGCTCTACAGCAGAAGCTGATCGACAAGGCTGAGGAGATCACCAACACCCGAGAGAAGGAAGAATGGGGCAAGAAGCCAGCTTCCCGTGAGTGGATAGCCAAAATTCTAGTGCGTGCCTTGGATAAAGAAGCAGAAGCCAAAGCTGCTGCGGGTACTTCTACCGGCTTCGCCGACGAGAGCAGTATTTCAGCAACGGCTCGTGGCTATGTTAATGTAGCCGTTCAACTCGACCTTACAAAAGGTGTCGAAGGTAATAAATTCGATCCGCGCGGCAATGTGACGCGTGCGCAACTCGCAACCTTCTTCAGCCGCGGCGGTGAACATGTGAATCCGGGCTATGACAACGTATATGAAGGCATAGTCACCTCGTTGAAGGATGACAGCCTGACATTGTTTGTGAACGGTACGACAAGGACCTTCAAGCTGGATAGTCGTTCTGTATACTTCACGAAGGATTCAGAGACGAAAGCATCCAAGTCCGCTTTACAGATGTATACGAAGGTGCTCGTTGTAGATAAAGTAGGCTCGGCATCTTATGTTGAGGTGCGGGACGCTAGCCAACAGCTTGAGAAGACGGAAGGAACGCTGCTTAGAGTTCTAAGCGGTAACCGGATGCTATTGTTGGTGAACAACGATTCCGTGACCTATACTTATGACGCAAATACAATGTTCCTTGATCAAAACGGCAATACGATCGCGCCGGATAGTCTAACTCCAGACAGCACGGTGGAAATTCAACGTGAGACATTCACGGCAGAGAAGAAGCCGATTATCGTACAGGTTAAATCTGCGATCACGAACAAGAGCGGTAACGGTGTCGTGGAAGATTTTGATCTGACGAAGAAGACGGTCAAGATCAGAGAAGCCTCCGGCATAGAAGAGACCTACAAGTATGATGACAACACAATTATTCTCTATCAGGATCAACTGCTGAACAACCTTGGCGAATTGCAAAAGGGTGCTGCAGTTGAATTCACAGTAAAGAACAATGTGCTGACCAAGCTCGAAGTAACACAAAGCGTCGAACGGACAGTAACAGGGACGCTTCTTAGCATCGAAGGAAAGTCGCTGATTAGCTTCACAAATGCGAACGGCAAGGACGAGATCAAGCGTCTTGTTGAGAAGCCGCTTATTGTGATCAGCGGTATTGCTGAAGCAACACTTGATGATCTGATCGCTGACGTCAAAGGCGGAGACAAGGTCAAGCTGACAATCAATCCTGAGGAGCAGGTTACGAAGATCGAAGTAACCGGTCGTCAATCGGAATCTGTTGGCGCTGTATCTGTCGTTAAATATGAGCCTAAGTACAAAGCTCTGATGGTTGTGGATTCCGCGAAGAAGGTACATGCCTTTACTCTGGATGAAAAGACCAAGGTGGAATACAATTCTGCTAACCCGACGCTTGAAGGAGCAGAGTCTCTACTGACCGAGGGCAGAAGAATCAGTCTAACCTCGATTGGAGACCGGGTTCTCTCGTTGCAAGTAATCTATAAATATGAAGGTACCTATGTATCGACGGATACGACCAAGAAGAATGTAACGATTCTGCAGGCTGATGGTACCAAGATTGAAGTTCCTTATCAAGGAATCTCACCTTCCGTATCTATGTACGGTAAGAGCAATGTGAGCTGGACAGAATTGAGGACCGGCGATCCGGTTACTGCCTTCCTGAGCACGAATCAAGATGCGCTGCAGACACTTGCTATCAAGAAGACCGTCCAGTTCGAGCTTACGAATGTGAATGTCAGCAACAGTCGTATTAGAGCACTTACCAATGGTATTTCTAATGAGTTCTATGTGGATCAGGCAGCCTTGTTCGGAGAAAATGGCATCGGAATTAAGATTCATGATCTTAAGGTAGGCCAGACAATCAATGTTACCTTTAGCGGACAAACGGCAACCTCTCTGCATGTAGTGAAATTATCACTCGGTAAGGTAGAGCAGGTCGATGGTTCTGTATTAACGTTGAAAAAATTCGATGGTACGAGTGAGACATTCTCGCTTGGCAGCGGCGTGAAGGTGGTCCGTAACGGGTCTGTAAGCTCAGGCAGTTCCAGCCTGAATACCAAGGATCATGTTGAAGTTCGCAAGGACACGGATGGCTCGCTACTGGTCAAAGTATTGACCTCGATGGAGCGTCAAGTATCACGTTATAACACGTTGGCCAAGGAGCTTTCTGTACTCAGATCGAGCGCAGCGGATAACAATTATCGCTTCCCGATTACAGATGATATATATATTCACCAAGGTGACACGACTTTGTCCGTGCAATCACTGAAGGAAAATGATAAAATTGTTCTGTATTTCAATGGCGACAAGCTGATTGAAATCGAAAAACAATAA
- the nth gene encoding endonuclease III yields the protein MKAEAVRHILDSIAVMFPDAHCELNHSNPFELTIAVLLSAQCTDATVNKVTADLFQKYKTPEDYISVPPEELEQDIRRIGLFRSKAKHIQSLCKILIEQYNSKVPSDYNELVQLPGVGRKTANVVISNAFGVPAIAVDTHVERVSKRLGLAGWNDSVLEVEKKLMKQVPKEEWTVTHHRLIFFGRYHCKAQNPACADCPLLDVCREGKKRMKKSQLSKDRDK from the coding sequence ATGAAAGCTGAGGCGGTTCGTCATATTTTGGACAGTATCGCCGTTATGTTCCCGGATGCACATTGCGAGCTGAATCACAGCAATCCGTTCGAACTGACCATCGCCGTTCTGTTGTCTGCGCAATGTACGGACGCTACCGTCAATAAAGTAACGGCTGATTTGTTTCAGAAATATAAAACGCCAGAGGATTATATCTCTGTCCCGCCTGAGGAGCTGGAGCAGGACATCCGGCGGATCGGTCTGTTCCGCAGTAAGGCCAAGCATATTCAGAGCTTGTGCAAAATATTGATTGAGCAGTACAATAGCAAAGTACCGAGTGACTATAATGAGCTTGTTCAATTGCCTGGTGTTGGCAGAAAGACGGCGAACGTTGTCATTTCGAATGCTTTTGGCGTACCTGCCATAGCGGTGGACACGCATGTGGAACGCGTCAGCAAGAGGCTTGGACTGGCAGGTTGGAATGATTCCGTGCTAGAGGTCGAGAAGAAATTGATGAAGCAGGTTCCTAAGGAAGAATGGACCGTGACTCATCATCGTCTGATCTTCTTTGGCAGATATCATTGTAAGGCTCAGAATCCGGCTTGTGCCGATTGCCCGCTGCTGGATGTGTGTCGCGAAGGAAAAAAGCGTATGAAAAAGTCACAACTTAGCAAGGATAGAGATAAGTGA
- a CDS encoding NAD/NADP transhydrogenase alpha subunit, which translates to MKCISVYTDNFEQFSDVFEQVMEMNLKENDELELEGLTVSDSGEVPAHYLERMAVKPEVVVMKDRHKGVMILQHGKVFEILIPTETDLAENAEESASV; encoded by the coding sequence ATGAAGTGTATTTCTGTCTATACTGACAACTTTGAGCAATTTTCCGATGTATTTGAACAAGTGATGGAAATGAACCTGAAGGAAAATGATGAATTGGAACTGGAGGGGCTTACTGTTAGCGATTCCGGAGAGGTTCCAGCACATTATCTCGAGCGCATGGCTGTGAAGCCTGAAGTCGTTGTGATGAAGGACCGTCATAAAGGTGTTATGATTCTACAGCATGGCAAAGTGTTCGAGATTCTGATTCCGACTGAGACGGATTTGGCAGAGAACGCGGAAGAGAGCGCTTCTGTATAA